Proteins from a genomic interval of Ferrovibrio terrae:
- a CDS encoding SDR family NAD(P)-dependent oxidoreductase has product MRLAGKVAVVTGAAQGIGRACAERFLKDGAKVVIGDVNEAQLASAAADLGNPGGLATLRTDVSKRADVDALVKLAADKFGRLDIIVNNAGIARSQQFLDITEEDFETVLGINLKGAFFGTQAAARQMISQGSGGVVINMSSVNALLAIPTLSTYAMSKGAMNQLTTTAAVALAPHNIRVVGIGPGTILTELVAQQIMTSDAARKSVLSRTPIGRCGEPSEVASVAAFLASEDASYVTGQTVYVDGGRMVLNYTVPVKD; this is encoded by the coding sequence ATGAGACTTGCTGGAAAAGTTGCCGTTGTCACCGGCGCGGCGCAGGGCATCGGCCGGGCTTGCGCCGAGCGCTTCCTGAAGGATGGCGCCAAGGTTGTGATCGGCGACGTCAACGAGGCCCAGCTGGCCAGCGCGGCCGCTGATCTGGGCAATCCAGGCGGGCTGGCAACCTTGCGCACCGATGTATCAAAACGCGCCGATGTCGATGCGCTGGTGAAACTGGCCGCCGACAAGTTCGGCCGGCTCGATATCATCGTCAACAATGCCGGTATCGCCCGCAGCCAGCAGTTCCTCGACATCACCGAGGAAGACTTCGAAACCGTTCTGGGCATCAACCTGAAGGGCGCCTTCTTCGGCACGCAGGCGGCGGCGCGGCAGATGATCAGCCAGGGCAGTGGTGGCGTGGTTATCAACATGTCGTCGGTCAATGCGCTGCTGGCGATCCCGACGCTCAGCACCTATGCAATGTCGAAGGGCGCCATGAACCAGCTGACCACCACGGCGGCGGTCGCGCTGGCGCCGCACAATATCCGTGTCGTCGGCATCGGTCCGGGCACGATCCTGACCGAGCTGGTGGCGCAGCAGATCATGACCTCGGATGCGGCGCGCAAGTCGGTGCTGTCGCGCACGCCGATCGGCCGCTGCGGCGAGCCCAGCGAAGTCGCTTCCGTGGCAGCTTTCCTCGCCAGCGAGGATGCGTCCTACGTCACCGGCCAGACCGTGTATGTCGATGGCGGCCGGATGGTGCTGAACTACACGGTGCCGGTGAAGGACTAG
- a CDS encoding fumarylacetoacetate hydrolase family protein — protein MKLASFTVKGRESYGAVQGDKMVDLGQHFSGKHATLADFIGSSDFASRDKIIAGLKADLALNDVKLLPVIPRPEKIVCLVRNYMDHHQEVLAAGMHRELSEFPPIFLRVWRSQVAHGEPIIRPKVSEQLDWEGEMAVIIGKGGRHIAKEDAFNHIAGYACYNDASIREWQFHAKQIAAGKNFQGTGAFGPWMVTADEVPEPENLKLELRINGKTEQSSNTSNLIFKIPTIVNYCSTIFDLVPGDVLVTGTPAGVGWSRKPPQFMKHGDTVEVEIEKLGILRNPVVNEA, from the coding sequence ATGAAGCTGGCATCCTTTACCGTCAAAGGTCGCGAGAGTTATGGCGCCGTGCAGGGCGACAAGATGGTGGACCTCGGCCAGCATTTCTCCGGCAAGCATGCCACGCTGGCCGATTTCATTGGCAGCAGTGATTTCGCCAGCCGCGACAAGATCATCGCCGGACTGAAGGCCGATCTGGCGCTGAACGACGTCAAGCTGCTGCCGGTCATTCCGCGGCCGGAAAAGATCGTCTGCCTCGTGCGCAACTACATGGACCATCATCAGGAGGTGCTGGCTGCCGGCATGCACCGCGAGCTGTCGGAGTTTCCGCCGATCTTCCTGCGCGTCTGGCGTTCGCAGGTGGCGCATGGCGAGCCGATCATCCGCCCGAAAGTCTCCGAGCAGCTCGACTGGGAAGGCGAGATGGCGGTGATCATCGGCAAGGGCGGGCGTCATATCGCCAAGGAAGATGCCTTCAACCACATCGCCGGCTATGCCTGCTACAACGACGCCAGCATCCGTGAATGGCAGTTCCATGCCAAGCAGATCGCGGCGGGCAAGAATTTCCAGGGCACCGGTGCCTTCGGTCCGTGGATGGTGACGGCCGATGAGGTTCCGGAACCCGAGAATCTTAAACTGGAGCTGCGCATCAATGGCAAGACCGAACAGTCGTCGAATACCAGCAACCTGATCTTCAAGATCCCGACCATCGTCAACTACTGCTCCACCATCTTCGACCTGGTGCCGGGCGACGTGCTGGTGACCGGCACGCCGGCTGGCGTGGGCTGGAGCCGCAAGCCGCCGCAGTTCATGAAGCATGGCGATACGGTGGAAGTCGAGATCGAGAAGCTCGGCATCCTGCGCAACCCCGTCGTCAACGAAGCCTGA
- the ligD gene encoding DNA ligase D, translating into MAGGIQTYNKKRDFRKTAEPRGEVGKPSKGLPKFVIQKHDASHLHYDFRLEIGGVLTSWAIPKGPSLDPGEKRLAVRTEDHPMKYGSFEGTIPEDEYGGGTVMLWDQGTYKPAGNPREGLKKGDLKFELRGKRLRGSFVLARMRPRGNEKRENWLLIKHRDATARPGSKDAVVKEHTESVETARAMTEIAEGEAVWHSSRTGAKKTGKTTSRKLKEEKAVAPPKRRIASVDVAKLKGAKKGPLPAKISPQLATLVEEPPPGKGWISEIKFDGYRMVARINNGKVKIYSRNGNVWTTRLPTIAKSLARLKVKQAWLDGEIVVLDDEGKSNFSKLKDALGGEDQRSIFFFAFDILYLDGYNTAGCSQIDRKRLLDSVLGDTPPAFIRYSDHMAEAPEAIQHRACQMHLEGIIVKQADAPYRQARTRNWLKLKCVQREEFVVIGYTDPQGTRTGFGALHLGYYDKGGELHYAGGVGTGFNTKKLVAMEKTLSKMTRRIPPAIWIHGEKPPAKMHWVRPEMVVETQFIDWTGAGSVRHAVFMGIRDDKQATDVVRDPPTEAKSRFSGTGTIVRAAKAKPKTKKAKTPPKARKDVPEIIDNRGADDGAVRLTHPDRILWPRQKLTKQDLADYWERAAVFALPFIANRPLALVRTPDGIDGEQFFQKKISRGFPKQILDLELEGEQLIAIDGLDGFQALAQMSAIELHPWGSSIEDISAPDVIVMDLDPDAGLDFEDVIQAARDLRDALKSVGLTAFCKTTGGKGLHVVVPFQPELGWDEVKAFARSIATAFATSDPKRFTDTLAKKARKGRIFIDYLRNGRGATAVAPFSPRARPGATIAMPLTWTQVKPGLDPADYTIQLSEKQLRAGAAAWKEYFDVQKKQRITAKMQRAFKSI; encoded by the coding sequence TTGGCCGGCGGCATTCAGACCTACAACAAGAAACGCGATTTCCGGAAAACGGCGGAGCCGCGCGGCGAGGTGGGCAAGCCCTCGAAGGGCCTGCCGAAATTCGTCATCCAGAAACACGATGCCTCGCATCTGCATTACGACTTCCGCCTCGAAATCGGCGGCGTGCTGACCAGCTGGGCTATCCCGAAGGGCCCGAGCCTCGATCCCGGTGAAAAGCGCCTCGCGGTGCGCACCGAAGACCATCCGATGAAATACGGGTCGTTCGAGGGCACCATCCCCGAAGACGAATATGGCGGCGGCACGGTGATGCTGTGGGATCAGGGCACCTACAAGCCGGCCGGCAATCCGCGCGAGGGCCTGAAAAAGGGCGACCTGAAATTCGAACTGCGCGGCAAACGGCTGCGTGGCAGTTTCGTGCTGGCCCGCATGCGCCCGCGCGGCAACGAAAAGCGCGAGAACTGGCTGCTGATCAAGCATCGCGACGCCACGGCACGGCCGGGCAGCAAGGATGCCGTGGTCAAGGAGCATACCGAGTCCGTCGAGACCGCCCGCGCGATGACAGAGATCGCCGAGGGCGAGGCCGTCTGGCATTCCAGCCGGACAGGTGCGAAGAAGACCGGCAAGACGACATCCCGCAAGCTGAAAGAGGAAAAGGCCGTCGCACCTCCGAAGCGGCGTATCGCCAGTGTCGATGTGGCGAAACTGAAAGGTGCAAAGAAGGGCCCCCTGCCGGCGAAGATTTCGCCACAGCTCGCGACCCTGGTGGAGGAGCCGCCACCGGGCAAGGGCTGGATCAGCGAGATCAAGTTCGATGGCTACCGCATGGTGGCGCGCATCAACAACGGCAAGGTGAAAATCTACAGCCGCAACGGCAATGTCTGGACCACCAGGCTGCCGACCATCGCCAAATCGTTGGCCAGGCTGAAGGTGAAGCAGGCCTGGCTCGATGGTGAAATCGTCGTGCTGGACGATGAGGGCAAGAGCAATTTCAGCAAGCTGAAAGATGCCCTGGGAGGCGAAGACCAGCGCAGCATCTTCTTCTTCGCCTTCGATATCCTGTATCTCGATGGCTACAACACCGCGGGCTGCAGCCAGATCGACCGCAAGCGGCTGCTGGACTCCGTGCTGGGCGATACGCCGCCAGCTTTCATTCGCTACAGCGATCATATGGCCGAGGCACCGGAGGCGATCCAGCACCGCGCCTGCCAGATGCATCTGGAAGGCATCATCGTCAAGCAGGCGGATGCGCCTTACCGGCAGGCGCGCACGCGCAACTGGCTGAAGCTGAAATGCGTGCAGCGCGAAGAATTCGTCGTGATCGGCTACACCGATCCGCAGGGTACGCGTACCGGCTTCGGTGCGTTGCATCTGGGCTATTACGACAAGGGTGGCGAACTGCATTACGCCGGCGGCGTCGGCACCGGCTTCAACACGAAGAAGCTGGTGGCGATGGAAAAGACGTTGTCGAAAATGACGCGGCGCATTCCGCCGGCGATCTGGATTCATGGCGAGAAACCACCCGCCAAAATGCACTGGGTACGGCCCGAGATGGTGGTGGAGACCCAGTTCATCGACTGGACCGGGGCCGGGTCGGTGCGCCATGCGGTCTTTATGGGCATCCGCGACGACAAGCAGGCCACGGATGTGGTGCGCGATCCGCCGACGGAAGCGAAAAGCCGGTTCAGCGGCACCGGCACCATTGTGCGCGCCGCCAAAGCCAAGCCGAAGACGAAGAAAGCCAAGACGCCGCCGAAGGCGCGCAAGGACGTGCCGGAGATCATCGACAACCGGGGCGCCGACGATGGCGCGGTGCGGCTGACCCATCCCGACAGGATTCTCTGGCCCAGACAGAAGCTGACCAAGCAGGACCTGGCCGACTACTGGGAGCGGGCGGCGGTTTTCGCCTTGCCCTTCATCGCCAACCGCCCGCTGGCGCTGGTGCGTACCCCGGACGGCATCGACGGCGAGCAGTTTTTCCAGAAGAAAATCAGCCGCGGCTTTCCGAAGCAGATTCTCGATCTGGAACTGGAGGGCGAGCAGCTCATCGCCATCGACGGGCTGGACGGATTTCAGGCGCTGGCGCAGATGTCGGCCATCGAACTGCATCCCTGGGGCAGCAGCATCGAGGACATCTCCGCACCGGATGTCATCGTCATGGACCTCGATCCCGATGCCGGCCTCGACTTCGAGGATGTCATCCAGGCCGCGCGCGACCTGCGCGATGCGCTCAAGTCGGTCGGGCTGACCGCCTTCTGCAAGACCACCGGCGGCAAGGGGCTGCATGTCGTCGTGCCCTTCCAGCCCGAACTCGGCTGGGATGAGGTGAAGGCCTTCGCCCGCTCGATCGCGACCGCCTTTGCCACCTCCGATCCGAAGCGCTTCACCGATACGCTGGCGAAAAAGGCGCGCAAGGGACGCATCTTCATCGACTATCTGCGCAACGGCCGCGGTGCGACGGCGGTGGCTCCGTTCAGTCCGCGCGCGCGGCCCGGCGCCACGATTGCCATGCCGCTGACATGGACGCAGGTCAAACCCGGCCTCGATCCGGCCGACTACACCATCCAGCTTTCCGAAAAGCAGCTGCGCGCCGGCGCGGCGGCCTGGAAAGAGTATTTCGACGTGCAGAAAAAACAGCGCATCACCGCCAAGATGCAGCGCGCGTTCAAGTCCATCTAG
- a CDS encoding GntR family transcriptional regulator has translation MDQHTAATALGADRPEAETTLVEKAYGVLRKAIVRGELLPGDKLKIDVLQKQHAISSSPLREALNRLTAEGLVTSEGNRGFRVAPISLEDLADIVHLRIVLERQAVEASIAEGGDNWEASVVAAFYRLEREEKRIFEEQAALNEEWSQRHRDFHMAMMSGGRSKRLINMVANLFDQAERYRRLSAVYRKGPKNKSNEHKRLMDAVLSRDPVLAAERLREHVEKTAQNVVNAMKAKQAEAEPAE, from the coding sequence ATGGACCAGCACACTGCCGCGACCGCTCTTGGCGCAGACCGCCCCGAAGCCGAAACCACCCTGGTGGAAAAGGCCTATGGCGTGCTGCGCAAGGCGATCGTGCGGGGCGAACTGCTGCCCGGCGACAAGCTGAAGATCGACGTGCTGCAGAAACAGCATGCGATTTCCAGCAGCCCGCTGCGCGAGGCGCTCAATCGACTGACCGCCGAAGGGCTGGTGACATCCGAAGGCAACCGTGGCTTCCGCGTCGCGCCGATCTCACTCGAGGACCTGGCCGATATCGTACACCTGCGCATCGTGCTGGAGCGCCAGGCGGTCGAGGCCTCCATTGCCGAAGGCGGCGACAACTGGGAAGCCAGCGTGGTCGCGGCCTTCTACCGGCTGGAGCGCGAGGAAAAGCGCATCTTCGAGGAACAGGCGGCGCTGAACGAAGAATGGAGCCAGCGCCATCGCGATTTCCACATGGCGATGATGTCGGGCGGCCGCTCGAAGCGCCTGATCAACATGGTGGCCAACCTGTTCGATCAGGCCGAGCGCTATCGCCGCCTGTCGGCCGTCTATCGCAAGGGGCCGAAGAACAAGAGCAATGAGCACAAGCGGCTGATGGATGCCGTGCTGTCGCGCGATCCGGTGCTGGCCGCCGAGCGGTTGCGCGAGCATGTCGAGAAGACCGCGCAGAATGTTGTCAACGCCATGAAGGCGAAACAGGCCGAAGCCGAACCGGCCGAGTGA
- a CDS encoding zinc-dependent alcohol dehydrogenase family protein: protein MKTVVIHKTGGPEVLEPADVATPAPGRGEVLVRAEAIGVGWPDVLIRTGKYKWMPPLPTSPGSDLSGRVAALGDGVSKLQVGQKVLVTARELAQRGGCYTECMVVPEAAPFALPDSVDLDEAACLPNYQVAWAMLRDVLQARKLKSIFIAGAAGGVGSAAVQIARHLDLTVIGSVSSPDKERFAREQGADHVIDYRRENVLGRVLELTDGRGVDLVLDHVGGAGLFDGLKMLAPWGTLVSFNAVAGNPPGDIFAEMRNLLTKSLTLRCFSMHTLDADPALRRQIMSEVIDMLGKRAIRPVVSVKLPLNDAAKAHRRIERGDSLGKILLVP, encoded by the coding sequence GTGAAGACCGTTGTCATTCATAAGACCGGCGGGCCCGAGGTTCTCGAGCCCGCCGATGTTGCCACTCCCGCGCCGGGCAGGGGAGAAGTTCTGGTCAGGGCCGAGGCGATTGGCGTCGGCTGGCCCGATGTCCTGATCCGCACCGGCAAATACAAATGGATGCCGCCACTGCCCACCAGCCCGGGCAGCGACCTGAGCGGGCGCGTCGCCGCCCTCGGCGATGGCGTGAGCAAACTGCAGGTCGGGCAGAAGGTGCTCGTCACCGCGCGCGAACTGGCGCAGCGCGGCGGCTGCTACACCGAGTGCATGGTCGTGCCCGAGGCCGCGCCGTTTGCGCTGCCCGACAGCGTCGACCTCGACGAAGCCGCCTGCCTGCCGAATTACCAGGTGGCCTGGGCGATGCTGCGCGACGTGCTGCAGGCACGCAAGCTGAAAAGCATTTTCATCGCCGGTGCCGCCGGCGGTGTCGGCTCTGCCGCCGTGCAGATCGCCCGGCATCTCGACCTCACGGTGATCGGCAGCGTCAGCTCGCCTGATAAAGAGCGCTTTGCCCGTGAACAGGGCGCCGATCATGTGATCGATTACAGACGCGAAAACGTGCTCGGCCGTGTGCTGGAATTAACCGATGGCCGCGGTGTCGACCTCGTGCTCGATCATGTCGGCGGCGCGGGGTTGTTCGACGGGCTGAAAATGCTGGCGCCCTGGGGCACGCTGGTGTCGTTCAATGCCGTGGCGGGCAATCCGCCGGGTGACATTTTCGCCGAGATGCGCAACCTGCTGACCAAAAGCCTGACCTTGCGCTGCTTCTCGATGCACACGCTGGACGCCGATCCGGCCTTGCGCCGCCAGATCATGAGCGAGGTGATCGACATGCTGGGCAAGAGGGCCATTCGCCCGGTGGTCTCCGTGAAGCTGCCGCTGAATGATGCGGCCAAAGCGCATCGCAGGATCGAGCGCGGCGATTCACTCGGCAAGATTCTTCTGGTTCCGTAA
- a CDS encoding Ku protein encodes MARRKARKKKTLPARPLWRGHLKLSLVSCPVALFNAISESEDIHLHFLNPDTGNRIRYQSIDAETEDVVERADLVKGYEFQKDRYVTLTNDELDDLKIESSSVMTIEQCVEDGEIDPRYFERAYYLIPDGDAGEDAFAVIRDALQKSGFYAITRAVIARKERVIALKPCQKGFMGWALREASDIRDTDTFFDDIEAGRASRDEVSIALKLVNQKKGRFDPDKFDDRYEKRLRQLIDAKLEGVELEPEEIEEEPKVINLMDALKKSLSQGKGGRRGPSNDNEGARKSASVHKLTPRKKTAKKKTAGKKKTAKARKRA; translated from the coding sequence ATGGCCAGACGCAAAGCCCGTAAGAAAAAGACGCTGCCGGCCCGTCCGCTGTGGCGCGGACATCTGAAGCTGTCGCTGGTCAGCTGTCCGGTCGCGCTGTTCAACGCCATCTCGGAGAGCGAGGATATCCACCTGCATTTCCTCAACCCCGATACCGGCAACCGCATCCGCTACCAGTCGATCGACGCCGAAACCGAAGACGTGGTGGAACGTGCCGATCTGGTGAAGGGCTACGAATTCCAGAAGGATCGCTATGTCACCCTGACGAACGACGAGCTGGACGACCTGAAGATCGAATCCAGTTCGGTGATGACCATCGAGCAATGCGTCGAGGATGGCGAGATCGATCCACGCTATTTCGAGCGGGCCTATTATCTCATCCCGGACGGCGATGCTGGTGAAGATGCCTTTGCGGTGATCCGCGATGCGCTGCAGAAATCCGGTTTTTACGCCATCACCCGCGCCGTCATCGCCCGCAAGGAGCGCGTGATTGCCCTGAAACCCTGCCAGAAGGGCTTCATGGGCTGGGCGCTCCGCGAGGCCAGCGATATCCGCGATACCGATACCTTCTTCGACGACATCGAAGCTGGCCGTGCCAGCCGCGACGAGGTGTCGATCGCGCTCAAGCTGGTGAACCAGAAGAAGGGCAGGTTCGATCCTGACAAATTCGATGACCGCTACGAGAAGCGTCTGCGCCAGCTGATCGACGCCAAACTTGAAGGCGTCGAGCTTGAGCCGGAAGAGATCGAGGAGGAGCCCAAGGTCATCAACCTGATGGACGCATTGAAGAAGTCTCTGAGTCAGGGCAAGGGCGGTCGTCGCGGTCCCTCCAATGACAACGAGGGCGCACGCAAAAGCGCCAGTGTCCACAAGCTGACGCCCAGGAAGAAAACCGCGAAGAAGAAAACCGCCGGAAAGAAAAAAACCGCCAAAGCCAGAAAGCGGGCCTAG
- a CDS encoding catechol 1,2-dioxygenase, translating into MVTPIIRIKDIAWIRLRSPDLDKAEEYLTTFGLVRAERSGDKLYMRGTDPSHHIHITEKGDPAVLRIAFWAQSLEDLHKLSREGDGASAVEDLDEPGGGKRVRIREHNGMELEVVWGVESAAPLQAEANAFNFGANKTARPGKLLRVEHRPSLVKRIGHVVISTPEIEKSVAWAQRHLGIVASDDVHMEDDPDTLLASFNRVDAGPDYVDHHVMMFGRHASSGMNHVSFEVQDFDDLATGHDTLMQKYPDLHLWGLGRHTLGAQVFDYWMDPWGRVHEHWTDTDVLNNSHEYRKHPKSTGLHSQWGPQAPQAFRDAASR; encoded by the coding sequence ATGGTTACGCCCATCATCCGCATCAAGGACATCGCCTGGATCAGGCTGCGCTCGCCCGACCTCGACAAGGCCGAGGAATATCTGACCACTTTCGGCCTGGTGCGCGCCGAGCGCAGCGGCGACAAGCTGTATATGCGCGGCACCGACCCGTCGCACCATATCCACATCACCGAGAAGGGCGATCCGGCCGTGCTGCGCATCGCCTTCTGGGCGCAGTCGCTGGAGGACCTGCACAAGCTGTCGCGCGAAGGCGACGGGGCCTCGGCTGTCGAAGACCTAGATGAGCCCGGCGGCGGCAAGCGCGTGCGCATCAGGGAACACAACGGCATGGAGCTGGAAGTGGTGTGGGGCGTCGAAAGCGCCGCGCCGCTGCAGGCCGAAGCCAATGCCTTCAATTTCGGTGCGAACAAGACCGCGCGGCCGGGCAAGCTGTTGCGCGTCGAGCATCGCCCGTCGCTGGTCAAGCGCATCGGCCATGTGGTGATCAGCACGCCTGAGATCGAGAAATCGGTCGCCTGGGCGCAGCGCCATCTCGGCATCGTCGCCTCCGACGACGTGCATATGGAAGACGATCCCGACACGTTGCTGGCCAGCTTCAACCGCGTCGATGCCGGGCCGGACTATGTCGATCACCATGTGATGATGTTCGGCCGCCACGCCAGTTCGGGCATGAATCATGTCTCCTTCGAGGTGCAGGATTTCGACGACCTCGCCACCGGACATGACACGTTGATGCAGAAATATCCCGACCTGCATCTCTGGGGTCTGGGCCGCCATACGCTGGGTGCGCAGGTTTTCGACTACTGGATGGATCCCTGGGGCCGCGTGCATGAGCACTGGACCGATACGGATGTGCTGAACAACAGCCACGAGTACCGCAAGCATCCGAAAAGCACCGGCCTGCATTCGCAATGGGGCCCGCAGGCGCCGCAGGCCTTCCGCGACGCCGCCAGCCGGTAA
- a CDS encoding Bug family tripartite tricarboxylate transporter substrate binding protein, translated as MRGLFAVAGLGLGLSIAAAAPLAVAQDFPSRPITLIHGFAAGGTADAISRILAQPMGEILKQPIVVEQRPGAGGNNASRAVATAAPDGYTIGLPTGGHAVSAGLYKSLPFHPVDSFEMVSTVVYYAFSIAAKPDFPANDMKGLIAYAKANPGKLDYGSAGVGSTHHLTGELLGSVAGIQWNHVPYRGEAAAFTGLLSGDLPIIIATTVTVAPQLKAGKLKALAVSSPTRFRDMPTVPTVAESALPGFDVRTWAGIFAPKGTPAPIVARLNAAIQQSLARPEVKARLEEVVGGDVQGSTPEAMKTMVASEAARWTDVIKKANIPQQE; from the coding sequence ATGCGTGGACTCTTTGCTGTCGCCGGGCTTGGCCTCGGCCTTTCCATTGCCGCCGCGGCACCGCTCGCTGTCGCCCAGGACTTCCCGTCCCGTCCGATCACGCTGATCCATGGCTTTGCCGCCGGCGGCACCGCCGATGCGATCTCGCGCATCCTGGCCCAGCCGATGGGCGAAATCCTGAAGCAGCCGATCGTGGTCGAGCAGCGCCCGGGCGCCGGCGGCAACAATGCCTCGCGCGCGGTCGCTACTGCGGCACCCGACGGCTACACGATCGGGCTGCCGACTGGCGGTCACGCCGTCTCGGCCGGCCTATACAAGAGTCTGCCGTTCCATCCGGTCGACAGTTTCGAGATGGTTTCGACCGTCGTCTATTACGCGTTTTCCATCGCGGCAAAGCCGGATTTCCCCGCCAATGACATGAAGGGGCTGATCGCCTACGCCAAGGCCAATCCGGGCAAGCTGGATTACGGCTCCGCCGGCGTCGGCTCGACGCATCATCTGACCGGCGAACTGCTCGGCTCGGTGGCCGGCATCCAGTGGAACCATGTGCCCTATCGTGGCGAGGCGGCCGCCTTCACCGGGCTTCTCAGCGGCGATCTGCCTATCATCATTGCCACCACGGTGACGGTGGCACCGCAGCTCAAGGCCGGCAAGCTCAAGGCGCTGGCGGTGAGTTCGCCGACGCGCTTCCGCGATATGCCGACCGTGCCGACGGTGGCCGAAAGCGCGCTGCCGGGCTTCGATGTCCGCACCTGGGCCGGCATCTTCGCGCCAAAGGGCACGCCGGCGCCGATTGTCGCCAGGCTCAACGCCGCCATCCAGCAGTCGCTGGCGCGGCCTGAGGTGAAGGCGCGTCTGGAAGAGGTGGTCGGCGGCGATGTGCAGGGCAGCACGCCGGAGGCGATGAAGACCATGGTGGCCTCGGAGGCCGCACGCTGGACCGACGTGATCAAGAAGGCGAATATTCCGCAGCAGGAATGA
- a CDS encoding amino acid synthesis family protein — MWKVRKFVTNVEDVLHDRGPDLAKPLRIGTAAVVVQNPYAGKYVEDLMPGMEALNALGRDVAQRLLKALEAKPAEIEAYGKGAIVGADGELEHGAMWHPSGGWGMRAILGDTKAIVPAGKMVGPVGVRLMMPLGHVNAAYVRSHFHTVGVSIDDAPRADEIVYALGMATGGRPHARLGGLAAKDIKGEDGLR; from the coding sequence ATGTGGAAAGTCCGTAAGTTCGTCACCAATGTTGAAGACGTTCTGCACGACCGTGGACCGGACCTTGCAAAACCGCTCCGCATCGGCACGGCCGCTGTCGTGGTGCAGAACCCTTACGCCGGGAAATATGTCGAAGATCTCATGCCCGGCATGGAAGCGCTGAACGCGCTCGGCCGCGACGTCGCCCAGCGTCTGCTCAAGGCGCTGGAGGCCAAACCGGCCGAGATCGAGGCCTACGGCAAGGGCGCCATCGTCGGCGCCGACGGCGAGCTGGAACACGGCGCCATGTGGCATCCGTCGGGCGGCTGGGGCATGCGCGCCATCCTCGGTGATACCAAGGCCATCGTGCCGGCCGGCAAGATGGTCGGCCCGGTCGGCGTGCGCCTGATGATGCCGCTCGGGCATGTCAATGCGGCCTATGTGCGCTCGCATTTCCATACTGTCGGTGTCAGCATCGACGACGCACCGCGCGCCGATGAAATCGTCTATGCGCTCGGCATGGCCACGGGTGGCCGGCCGCATGCGCGTCTCGGCGGCCTGGCCGCCAAGGACATCAAGGGCGAAGACGGCCTGCGCTGA